One genomic window of Punica granatum isolate Tunisia-2019 chromosome 1, ASM765513v2, whole genome shotgun sequence includes the following:
- the LOC116204216 gene encoding uncharacterized protein LOC116204216, translating into MGLSYQVPPPLNNLPPEPGTPTQAAPPAPLINFLPKTETEQERRMKKMEETIRALQAGNSHSITAYAHPVHYTQLYPTQQAYSPAIPTVIQSPPPQQYAPAQAQQGRSPTSRSPQPALRAPAPRTQLGNAAQSRPRKQYTTLPALPSHIFRQLLAGNKIKTEALGPNFDPTVQNQNLSCEFHKHAPGHTLDNCWRLQDRIQEMIDTRQISFNEVKPPNVLTNPLPDHGSSSGPSINMISIAAIGEEKDAQRTSVPFIVNYTSTDGAFTSTPFVVEVPTKESYQDCRVPWDYGSEVANMEQEMSAMGITRSGHVYQGPKLADKGKAPVTSFSAIPEAAPLPSKKVTEQEAEAFMKVIKASEFKVVEQMGKSPGHISLLALLLSSEPHRDALPKVLTAAQVSKETAPNRIEETVNSIFSNQISFVEDELPSEGQGHLRALHIVCKCNNHVDGRVMIDNSSTLNVCPISTLKQMKVDTSRIRASKTIVRAFDGSKRIVNGKINLLIDVGPCSFSVTFQILEIPNAFSMLLGRTWIHVVGAVPSSLHQKLKFFIEVDPSLADRMIGKVLLKNDYVPGTGLGAHAQGILRPIKMEEYRNRRGLDFRPSCHEIMQARRGKHLHHLAAHYGKLSRGILVPLLSQFFPAPP; encoded by the exons ATGGGCCTTTCTTACCAAGTTCCACCTCCACTAAATAATCTTCCccctgaaccgggcacgcctactcaggcCGCCCCTCCAGCTCCATTGATAAACTTTCTCCCGAAAACGGAGACAgaacaggagaggagaatgaagaaaatggaagagaCCATTAGAGCTCTCCAAGCGGGCAATTCCCATTCGATTACG GCATATGCACACCCCGTGCATTATACGCAGCTCTATCCAACGCAACAGGCATACTCCCCGGCTATCCCCACTGTTATTCAGTCGCCACCACCGCAACAGTACGCTCCTGCTCAGGCTCAACAAGGTAGATCCCCGacttcgagatctcctcaaCCGGCTCTACGTGCTCCAGCCCCGAGAACTCAATTGGGCAATGCTGCTCAATCACGTCCGcgcaagcagtacaccacTCTACCAGCTCTTCCCTCCCATATATTCAGGCAGCTTCTCGCGGGCAATAAGATCAAAACAGAGGCGCTCGGTCCCAACTTCGACCCCACAGTGCAGAATCAAAACTTGAGCTGTGAATTTCATAAGCATGCTCCTGGTCACACCCTGGACAATTGCTGGAGACTTCAGGACAGaatccaggagatgattgacaCAAGACagatctcctttaatgaggtgaagccaCCGAATGTCCTCACAAACCCTCTCCCCGATCATGGATCAAGTTCAGGaccctccatcaacatgattagcataGCTGCTATCGGAGAAGAGAAGGATGCACAGAGGACTTCAGTTCCATTCATCGTTAACTATACTTCGACGGATGGTGCATTTACGTCTACCCCGTTTGTTGTTGAGGTTCCTACAAAAGAGTCATATCAAGACTGCCGAGTTCCTTGGGATTATGGGAGTGAGGTTGCCAATATGGAGCAGGAAATGAGCGCGATGGGTATCACGCGCTCAGGTCACGTTTATCAGGGCCCAAAGCTTGCGGACAAAGGGAAGGCTCCCGTTACTTCATTCTCAGCCATTCCAGAAGCCGCACCACTCCCTTCGAAGAAGGTCACCGAGCAAgaagccgaagctttcatgaaggtgatcaaagcaagcgagttTAAGGTTGTTGAGCAGATGGGCAAATCACCAGGCCACATTTCACTGCTTGCCttgcttttgagctccgaGCCGCATCGGGATGCTCTGCCGAAGGTCCTTACGGCCGCACAAGTCTCGAAGGAGACTGCACCAAATAGGATCGAAGAGACTGTGAATTCCATCTTCTCAAATCAAATCTCCTTTGTCGAGGATGAACTTCCGTCTGAAGGTCAGGGACACTTGCGagcattgcacatagtttgcaagtgcaataaTCACGTCgatggtcgagtcatgatcgacaacagCTCCactcttaacgtttgcccaATCTCCACgctgaaacagatgaaagTGGATACGAGCcgcattcgtgcaagcaaAACCATTgttcgagccttcgacggctctAAAAGAATAGTGAATGGAAAAATCAATCTCCTGattgatgtgggtccttgctcattctctgtcaccttCCAAATCCTCGAGATTCCCAATGCTTTCAGTATGTTGCTTGGGAGGACATGGATTCACGTCGtcggcgccgttccttcatcaCTGCATCAGAAGCTGAAATTCTTCAtcgaag TCGATCCATCCCTGgccgatcgcatgattgggAAAGTTCTGTTAAAGAACGACTACGTCCccggaactggactcggggcacaCGCTCAGGGAATTCTCCGACCAATCAAAATGGAGGAATATCGTAATAGGAGAGGACTTGattttcgcccctcctgtcatgagatcatgCAAGCTCGTCGCGGAAAGCATCTCCACCATCTTGCGGCACACTACGGGAAGCTCTCTAGGGGCATTCTGGTTCCACTGCTTTCGCAGTTTTTCCCTGCACCACCGTAa